The sequence GCCGGTGTAGTCCGAAACCGCGGCGGCCACGAGGCCCACCTTCCTACCCTCCCCCACACCTTTCATCACCTCCCGGTGCACGAGTTCCGGGGAGCGCGTCCGGTACGGCAGGTAGATGAATCCGGCGGCGCAGAAACGGCAGGCACGCGGGCAGCCGCGTGAGAGCTCGACCAGGTGCATCCCGGAGAATTCGGTCGCCTCGGTGTGGAGCACGGTGGCGGTAGGGCGGCTCTCCGGGTCGGGGTCCCAGAGGCGGCACACCTTGTCAGGTGCACCCGGCGCGACCTTGAGCGCCACCTGCCGTGCCCCATCGTACTCCGGTTCGTACAGCGACGGCACGTACACGCCGGGGAGGACGGAGGCCTCCGCGAGAAGATCCCGGCGCGACCCGGCACCGCGCTGCAAAAGCTCGATTAGCGCGGGGAGGATGGGCTCGGCCTCCCCCACGCAGACGAGGTCGAGGAAGGGGGCAACCGGTTCCGGGTTCAGGAAAAAGGCCGCTCCTCCCGCCATGACAAGCGGCTGCAGCGGCGAACGTCCCGCCGCGAAAGGGTGGATCCCGCTGAGACGGAAGATGACGGGGAGGTTCAGGTAATCGCTCTCGAAGGATATGGAAAAGGCGATGAGGTCGAACGAGGAGAGCGGACGTTCCGTCTCCAGGGAGAGAATCGTCTCCCGCGTCCGCTCGAGCTCCTCCAGCTCTTCCCGCTCCGGCAGGAAGGCACGATCGCAGGTGACGCCGGGGAGGGCGTTCAGCATGGCGTAAACCGCCTGGAAGCCCAGGTTGCTCATGGCGGAGTGGTAGCGGTTGGGGTAAACCAGACAGCAGGAGAGGCCTCCGCCACCCTTGCCGGTGACCGGGCCGCTTTCCCCTGCCAGAAGGGCGCGTTTTCTTTCGATGATCTTCCAAGACATTGCGCCAAATTACCATCTTTGGGCGACCGGGTGAAAGAAAAAAGAAGAAAGCGCAGCTTATGGAACCGCTCCGCTGCTCGCGCTGGACCCTGCACGCGCGCCGTATACGTGGGATCAAAACTAATGAAAGCACAATTACTTGTTTTTACACGACTAATCTGCTATGGTTCGGCCATTTTAAACAAATGTTCCGAAGGAGCGGTAATGGTACTCAAGGACATGGAGGACATCCGAAACAAAGCGGATTGTCTCAAGTCGGAGCAGGAAGTCGAGGAGGCGCTGTCACGCATGGCGCAGGAGATCGCGGAGCGCCTGGCGGGAACGGACCCGGTGGCATTCTGCATCATGAACGGCGGGTTGTTCGTGACCGGCAAACTGGTGGACAAGCTCCCCTTTGCCCTGGAGTTGGATTACCTCCACGCCACCCGTTACGGCGCGGAGCTTTTCGGCGGCAACCTGCTCTGGAAGGTGAAGCCGGAACGCTCGCTGAAGGGACGCACGGTGCTCTTGATCGACGACATCCTGGACGAAGGGGTGACGCTCGCCGAGATCACCAAGTTCTGCCAGGAGGAAGGGGCGGCCCAGGTGTACACCGCCGTTCTCGTGGACAAGATACACGACCGCAAGGCGCCCGGCGCCAAGGCCGACTTCGTCGGTCTCGAGGTTGAAGACCGCTTCCTGTTCGGCTGCGGCATGGACATCGCAGGATACTGGCGCAATCTGCCCGCACTCTACGCTATGAAGGAGCAAAACCAGTAATGACCTCACGTATAGCCTCTTACTTCCAGTTCCAGCGTTTCGGCACCACCATGAAGCGTGAGATCATCGCCGGTCTCACCACCTTCCTCACCATGGCGTACATCATCATCGTCAACCCGGCCATCCTCGAGAACGCCGGCATCCCGCGCGGTCCCTCCACCACCGCGACCATCATCGCCGCCGTCTTCGGCACCGTGCTCATGGCCTTCTTCGCCAACCGCCCCTTCGCCATCGCCCCATACATGAGCGAGAACGCCTTCATCGCCTTCGTCGTCGTCAAGGTAATGGGGTATTCCTGGCAGACCGCGCTCGCCGCCGTCTTCTTCGCCGGCGTCATCTTCACGCTCCTTACCCTGTTCAAGGTGAGGAGCTGGCTCGCCGAATCGATCCCGCTCTCGCTCAAATGCGCCTTCGCCACCGGCATCGGCCTTTTCCTGACCTTCATCGGCCTGAACGAAACCGGCATCGTCGTGCTCGGCGTTCCGGGCGCGCCGGTGAAACTGGGCGATCTCTCGCAGCCTTCGGTGCTCCTTGCCGTATGCGGCCTGCTGTTCACCGTGGTGCTCATCTCCCGCAAGGTGCTCGGGTCGATGATGATCGGCATCGTGGTCACCACCATCGCCTCCATCGTCCTCAAGGTGACCCCGCTTCCGAACTCCTTCGTGAGCATGCCCCCGGACATCACCCCGATCCTCTTCAAGCTCGACTTCGCTGGCGCCCTTACCCCCGGCTTCTTCCCGATCATCCTGACCATCTTCATCATGGCGTTTCTCG is a genomic window of Geomonas ferrireducens containing:
- a CDS encoding radical SAM protein, whose translation is MSWKIIERKRALLAGESGPVTGKGGGGLSCCLVYPNRYHSAMSNLGFQAVYAMLNALPGVTCDRAFLPEREELEELERTRETILSLETERPLSSFDLIAFSISFESDYLNLPVIFRLSGIHPFAAGRSPLQPLVMAGGAAFFLNPEPVAPFLDLVCVGEAEPILPALIELLQRGAGSRRDLLAEASVLPGVYVPSLYEPEYDGARQVALKVAPGAPDKVCRLWDPDPESRPTATVLHTEATEFSGMHLVELSRGCPRACRFCAAGFIYLPYRTRSPELVHREVMKGVGEGRKVGLVAAAVSDYTGIGDLCCDIVAAGGKFSVSSFRIDHLDGRMIEALKASGQKSVALAPEGGSQRLRDLVKKGIDEEQILAACDMLVSHDILNLKLYFIIGLPTETQEDLEELVALTVKIRERVLAAAKANRRLGEIQLSVNPFIPKPFTPFQWCAMEPVKSLEKKWKFLQKALGRLSNVKLQMESPREAYQQALLSRGDRRLAELLIAADRLHNWKEALRETDLDCDGYVHREVPLDEMLPWDFIEGGDTGRLKREYLKAFGGETAG
- a CDS encoding NCS2 family permease; the encoded protein is MTSRIASYFQFQRFGTTMKREIIAGLTTFLTMAYIIIVNPAILENAGIPRGPSTTATIIAAVFGTVLMAFFANRPFAIAPYMSENAFIAFVVVKVMGYSWQTALAAVFFAGVIFTLLTLFKVRSWLAESIPLSLKCAFATGIGLFLTFIGLNETGIVVLGVPGAPVKLGDLSQPSVLLAVCGLLFTVVLISRKVLGSMMIGIVVTTIASIVLKVTPLPNSFVSMPPDITPILFKLDFAGALTPGFFPIILTIFIMAFLDTVGTLLGLSMRADLLDDNGNLPEIEKPMLADALATVAAPLLGTTTTGAYIESAAGIEEGGRTGFTALVTALFFLLALFFAPLFTIVPAHAYGIALIVIGSYMISPLAKIDFDDFTELIPAFLTVVLMIFTYNIGVGMTAGFIAYPLMKGATGRIKEMKGGMWVLALLSLSYFLFGAK
- a CDS encoding hypoxanthine-guanine phosphoribosyltransferase, whose protein sequence is MVLKDMEDIRNKADCLKSEQEVEEALSRMAQEIAERLAGTDPVAFCIMNGGLFVTGKLVDKLPFALELDYLHATRYGAELFGGNLLWKVKPERSLKGRTVLLIDDILDEGVTLAEITKFCQEEGAAQVYTAVLVDKIHDRKAPGAKADFVGLEVEDRFLFGCGMDIAGYWRNLPALYAMKEQNQ